One Castanea sativa cultivar Marrone di Chiusa Pesio chromosome 4, ASM4071231v1 DNA window includes the following coding sequences:
- the LOC142632232 gene encoding auxin-responsive protein SAUR71-like, translating into MESVEVKCRNTLIFKAWKRCLSLVAGNKKCCSSSSTTSSSLTKSKKNRQVLAPEGCFAVYVGPQKQRFVIKTKLVNHPLFVMLLEDAEMEYGYNSEGPLVLPCDVDLFYKVLAEMESSEDFSPGCGFAKGYSLILPSPARRSNIVSINKGHDAYSLLSPSNSIIKMNQP; encoded by the coding sequence ATGGAAAGTGTAGAAGTTAAGTGCAGGAACACCTTGATTTTCAAGGCATGGAAACGATGTCTATCACTAGTAGCTGGCAACAAAAAATGTTGTTCATCTTCATCTACCACTTCCAGTTCATTGACAAAGAGTAAAAAGAATCGACAAGTACTAGCTCCGGAAGGTTGTTTCGCAGTCTATGTTGGACCTCAAAAACAACGATTTGTGATCAAGACCAAGCTTGTTAATCATCCTTTGTTCGTGATGCTGCTAGAGGATGCTGAAATGGAATATGGGTACAATAGTGAAGGCCCTCTTGTGCTCCCTTGTGATGTTGATTTGTTCTACAAAGTGTTGGCAGAGATGGAAAGCAGCGAGGATTTTAGTCCTGGTTGCGGCTTTGCTAAAGGTTATTCCTTAATTCTGCCTAGTCCAGCTCGTCGATCCAACATTGTTAGCATTAACAAGGGTCATGATGCCTATAGTCTTCTTAGTCCATCAAATTCAATTATTAAGATGAATCAACCATGA